In Deferribacteraceae bacterium V6Fe1, one genomic interval encodes:
- a CDS encoding biotin--[acetyl-CoA-carboxylase] ligase has product MFDKKLYFKILNTKELGRNFLYFQSIDSTNTYAIENDLPYGSIIFADMQTKGKGRSNRKWSSSCDENLYFSCVLGNIKPENLLQLNIVIGYAVCDVIRKYADCYLKWPNDIMINNKKAGGILIETRFSGNRLAKVIFGIGINVNNTYIEETLKDIAISLKIVLGKDLSRETLLAELVNELEIKIEQLKNDFIDLKKLWPSYSCCFNREISVTVDNKKSIFFEKGINHYGGLIVSDKSGIERVLYSGDIGYDFCS; this is encoded by the coding sequence ATGTTTGATAAGAAACTTTATTTTAAAATTTTAAATACAAAAGAGCTTGGTAGAAATTTTCTTTATTTTCAAAGTATTGATTCAACCAATACCTATGCAATTGAAAATGACTTGCCTTATGGTAGTATTATTTTTGCTGATATGCAAACTAAAGGGAAGGGGAGAAGTAACCGCAAATGGAGCAGTAGTTGTGACGAAAATCTTTATTTTTCATGTGTGTTAGGCAATATAAAACCTGAAAATCTTCTGCAGCTTAATATCGTTATCGGTTATGCCGTATGCGATGTGATAAGAAAATATGCGGATTGTTACTTAAAATGGCCAAATGATATTATGATTAATAATAAGAAGGCCGGTGGAATACTTATTGAAACAAGATTTAGCGGAAATCGTCTTGCAAAAGTGATATTTGGTATCGGTATCAATGTGAACAATACATATATTGAAGAAACGTTGAAAGATATAGCTATTTCACTAAAGATTGTTTTGGGTAAAGATTTGTCACGAGAAACATTGCTTGCTGAGCTTGTTAATGAGTTAGAAATAAAAATTGAGCAGCTTAAAAATGATTTTATTGACTTAAAAAAACTGTGGCCTTCTTATTCGTGTTGTTTTAACAGAGAAATATCAGTGACGGTGGATAATAAAAAAAGTATATTTTTTGAAAAGGGAATAAATCATTATGGCGGCTTGATTGTATCAGATAAATCTGGTATAGAAAGAGTATTATATAGTGGAGATATCGGATATGATTTTTGCAGTTGA
- a CDS encoding type III pantothenate kinase, whose amino-acid sequence MIFAVDIGNTNIVIGVFKDEELVANFRLATDVLRTTDEYAATVLLLLNGQGIDSKKIDSVVISSVVPQLIYTFSKLTRKYFNLEPLVVGPGVKTGLKIKLENPKEVGADRVVNAVAAIEQYGTPVIVVDFGTATTFDVVNDRSEYLGGIIYPGIKLSASILRSKTAKLPEVEIEKCSRVVGNNTINSIKSGIYFGYLSVVDGIIERIIDEQFKGKHVNIVATGGLGSIFIDDSKYLKIYEPNLTLNGLRLIYEKNI is encoded by the coding sequence ATGATTTTTGCAGTTGATATTGGTAATACCAATATTGTGATTGGTGTGTTTAAAGATGAAGAATTGGTTGCTAATTTTAGGTTGGCAACTGATGTGTTAAGGACGACGGATGAGTATGCGGCAACTGTCCTTTTACTTTTAAATGGTCAAGGGATAGACAGTAAAAAGATAGACAGTGTTGTTATTTCAAGTGTTGTCCCTCAGCTGATATATACTTTTTCAAAATTAACGAGAAAATATTTTAATTTGGAGCCGCTTGTTGTTGGCCCTGGGGTAAAGACAGGCCTTAAAATAAAGCTTGAGAATCCGAAAGAGGTTGGTGCTGATAGGGTTGTAAATGCTGTGGCCGCAATAGAGCAATATGGCACCCCGGTGATAGTGGTAGATTTTGGTACGGCGACTACATTTGACGTGGTAAATGATCGTTCTGAATATCTCGGCGGGATCATATACCCCGGGATAAAACTTTCCGCAAGTATCCTGAGAAGTAAAACAGCCAAATTGCCTGAAGTAGAGATAGAAAAGTGTAGCAGAGTTGTCGGTAACAACACTATCAATTCTATTAAGTCAGGAATATACTTTGGTTACTTATCGGTAGTGGATGGTATTATTGAAAGGATTATTGACGAGCAATTTAAAGGAAAGCATGTTAACATTGTTGCAACCGGAGGATTAGGAAGTATTTTTATCGATGACTCCAAATACTTAAAAATATACGAGCCGAATTTAACATTAAATGGGTTGAGGTTAATTTATGAGAAAAATATTTAG
- the sfsA gene encoding DNA/RNA nuclease SfsA, whose product MLRLKELYFGKFLKRYKRFFVDILYNDEIITLHNPNTGSMKSILEKDNLVAFSISDNEKRKLKYTMEGIKVGNHWFYTNTIAVNKIVEAAIYDNEISEFSEFYSVKREFRYKDSRIDFMIKLKNGRNALIEVKNVTMFDKDFAYFPDATTTRGFKHLNTLAESIADGFIPYMLYIIQSPNDRFKCADFIDKDYCEKLKELKETINVIVYKNIFEPEKSLCYLDKLNQT is encoded by the coding sequence ATGTTGAGATTAAAAGAACTTTATTTTGGAAAGTTTCTAAAAAGGTATAAAAGATTCTTTGTGGATATTTTATATAATGACGAAATTATCACTCTTCACAACCCAAACACCGGCTCTATGAAATCAATCTTAGAAAAGGACAATTTGGTTGCTTTCAGCATATCCGATAATGAAAAAAGAAAGTTAAAATATACGATGGAAGGGATTAAAGTTGGAAATCACTGGTTTTATACCAACACTATAGCAGTCAATAAAATTGTCGAGGCTGCAATATATGATAATGAAATATCTGAATTTAGTGAATTTTATTCAGTTAAACGGGAATTCAGATATAAAGATAGCAGAATCGACTTTATGATAAAGCTAAAAAATGGTAGAAATGCCCTTATAGAAGTAAAAAATGTCACTATGTTTGATAAGGATTTTGCATATTTTCCCGATGCCACTACTACAAGAGGCTTTAAACATTTGAATACATTAGCAGAATCAATTGCTGACGGCTTTATCCCTTATATGCTCTATATCATACAATCGCCAAATGACAGATTTAAGTGTGCCGATTTTATTGATAAAGATTATTGTGAAAAATTAAAAGAGTTAAAAGAAACAATCAATGTAATAGTGTATAAAAATATTTTTGAGCCTGAAAAAAGCTTATGTTATTTGGATAAACTAAATCAAACCTAA
- a CDS encoding response regulator, which produces MITVLIVDDDSNIRLLLRDEFCELGFNTITAVDGEEALISFSEEDIDLVILDIRMPKVDGKKVLEEIKRVDEDVPVILYTANPYDIDDYKKYKNVELVIKGADLTELKNAVKKYVNV; this is translated from the coding sequence GTGATTACGGTGCTTATTGTTGATGATGACAGTAACATAAGGCTGTTGTTAAGAGATGAATTTTGTGAGTTAGGATTTAATACTATTACCGCTGTTGATGGGGAAGAAGCTCTTATAAGCTTTAGTGAGGAGGATATAGACTTGGTAATTCTTGATATAAGAATGCCAAAAGTTGACGGCAAAAAAGTCCTTGAAGAAATAAAGAGGGTTGATGAAGATGTTCCCGTGATTTTATATACTGCAAACCCTTACGATATAGATGATTATAAAAAGTATAAGAATGTAGAGCTTGTTATTAAAGGGGCTGATTTGACAGAGCTGAAAAATGCCGTAAAAAAATACGTTAATGTTTGA
- a CDS encoding HD domain-containing protein, which produces MDNDKIIKIVQSLVSIRDLDALMENTLMLLRDLVMCDAGSIFIYNSEDESLVFKYIQNDSIDVSYKEFSIPLDEKSIASYSGLMKEVVHVEDVYYIDTNKPYKFNVDFDKMSGYRTKSVLSIPLLNINKDLIGVLQLINRKTEKVKLTSLNVDDIVIPFNDEDISILYSLSGIVAVALENSILYGDIERMWDGFITASIQAIEARDPVTRGHTDRVTKITMKIAEEMDKDDVSFPDFKMTTDDVTLLRYSCLLHDFGKIGVREYVLNKPKKLFPDKLEAVKYKFLYAMCVAKSTSDDAYNKLVGYYESVLKANEPTILDSDIGNDLKECANYAFKGINGEEIRLLEKAEYGCLSVKRGTLTDEERKEIESHVYHTYDYLNKIPWTQKLKDVPKIACMHHEKIDGTGYPFGLKGEEIHIYGRIMAVADIFDALTAKDRPYKKAVSVDVALKIIQEEAENNKLDKDIVRFFIDKQIYNHI; this is translated from the coding sequence ATGGATAACGACAAGATAATTAAGATTGTGCAGTCTTTGGTAAGTATAAGAGACTTAGACGCATTGATGGAAAATACTTTAATGTTGTTGAGAGACTTGGTCATGTGCGATGCCGGCAGCATTTTCATATACAATAGTGAGGATGAATCACTCGTTTTTAAGTATATTCAAAATGATTCAATAGATGTGAGTTACAAAGAGTTTAGTATACCTCTTGATGAAAAGAGTATTGCAAGTTATTCGGGTTTGATGAAGGAGGTTGTCCACGTTGAAGATGTTTATTATATTGACACAAATAAACCATATAAATTTAATGTGGATTTTGATAAGATGTCCGGTTATCGTACCAAATCTGTGTTATCAATACCACTTTTAAATATCAATAAGGATTTGATAGGTGTGCTGCAGCTTATTAATAGGAAGACTGAAAAAGTAAAGTTAACATCTTTGAATGTTGATGATATTGTTATCCCTTTTAATGATGAAGATATAAGTATTTTATATTCGCTGAGTGGTATTGTGGCGGTAGCTCTTGAAAACAGTATCCTGTATGGGGATATAGAAAGGATGTGGGACGGATTTATTACTGCAAGTATTCAGGCAATAGAAGCAAGAGACCCTGTGACAAGAGGACATACCGATAGAGTAACAAAAATTACAATGAAGATTGCCGAAGAGATGGATAAGGATGATGTTAGCTTCCCCGATTTTAAGATGACCACTGACGATGTGACCCTTTTGAGGTATTCTTGTTTGCTGCATGATTTTGGGAAGATAGGGGTTAGGGAATATGTGTTAAACAAACCGAAGAAATTGTTTCCTGATAAGCTTGAAGCTGTTAAATATAAGTTTTTATATGCAATGTGTGTCGCCAAATCTACTTCTGATGACGCTTATAATAAGCTTGTTGGTTATTATGAAAGTGTACTTAAGGCAAATGAGCCTACCATTTTGGATTCAGATATAGGCAACGATTTGAAAGAATGTGCAAACTATGCTTTTAAAGGGATAAATGGCGAGGAGATTAGGTTGCTTGAAAAAGCAGAATATGGCTGTTTATCTGTCAAGAGAGGGACTTTAACAGATGAAGAGAGGAAAGAGATTGAATCTCACGTTTACCATACATATGACTATCTAAATAAAATTCCTTGGACTCAAAAATTAAAAGATGTACCAAAGATTGCCTGTATGCACCATGAAAAAATTGATGGCACAGGTTATCCGTTTGGTTTGAAAGGGGAAGAGATACATATTTATGGTAGAATTATGGCTGTGGCGGATATTTTTGATGCATTGACAGCAAAGGATAGGCCTTATAAAAAGGCTGTTTCTGTGGATGTCGCACTGAAAATAATTCAGGAAGAAGCAGAAAATAATAAGCTTGACAAAGATATTGTAAGATTTTTTATAGATAAACAAATATACAATCATATATAA
- a CDS encoding tetratricopeptide repeat protein, whose amino-acid sequence MRKIFSLLIVMLLIGCASKSPNSNVSDEVIAESHFKMGLAYLNTDKDYLAVGEFEKALAIDPKNDRIYYALSTFYIKRNRIADAKHNIQKALELNPKESEYINTYASILASEGKLEEAIKQWQIVLNDPGYPSASLVNYNIGLALFNLKRYEEAAQYLETTVKTNPKVVAPTLLLYRSYLFSGKIDDAERTLLTSIMINPEYLELKLEAGKFYYDNGKYQEAAKYFSEVIDAKNNAKFVDEAKSYLMKMGIYNE is encoded by the coding sequence ATGAGAAAAATATTTAGTTTATTGATTGTAATGTTATTGATTGGTTGTGCGTCAAAATCTCCTAATTCCAATGTAAGTGATGAGGTTATTGCCGAATCACACTTTAAAATGGGGCTTGCATACCTTAATACTGACAAAGATTATCTCGCCGTGGGAGAATTTGAAAAGGCATTGGCTATTGACCCTAAAAATGACAGAATTTATTACGCTTTATCCACATTTTACATAAAAAGAAATCGTATTGCTGATGCAAAACACAATATTCAAAAGGCATTGGAGCTTAACCCGAAGGAGTCAGAGTATATAAATACATATGCTTCAATATTGGCTTCAGAAGGGAAATTGGAAGAGGCAATCAAGCAATGGCAGATTGTATTAAACGACCCAGGTTATCCATCAGCCTCTCTTGTAAATTACAATATAGGTCTTGCTTTGTTTAATCTTAAAAGATACGAAGAAGCAGCTCAGTATCTGGAAACAACCGTAAAGACAAATCCAAAGGTAGTGGCACCGACTCTATTGCTTTACAGAAGTTATCTGTTTTCAGGAAAAATTGATGATGCTGAAAGGACCCTTTTGACTTCTATAATGATAAATCCTGAATATTTGGAGCTTAAACTTGAAGCCGGAAAGTTTTATTATGATAACGGAAAATATCAAGAAGCGGCTAAGTATTTTTCGGAAGTAATTGATGCCAAGAACAATGCCAAATTTGTTGATGAAGCAAAGTCTTATTTGATGAAGATGGGTATATACAATGAGTAA
- a CDS encoding DUF4115 domain-containing protein translates to MSKISEILKQEREKQGLNLEDISKKTKISTTFLNLIESGEIEKLPSYAHAFGFIRNYASFLKLNEKEIEDIFKEEFSKDNFGKKKMSIADSEVNNTSNSNNNFNKMFFATLGVIVVLSLIIFLSYKKDSTQEAINTTDEVIQESVKTDNTGQDNMSLDNNSAVSVDNVSVSTKSNEVKIDPEIVANEVFKKDQDKEKKPNKVVSLLFNDICWIHLKADNKTDYDFIAEKDLVKNIGFDNSFKLDIGNAAAVTIKYKDQVIQGLGEYRQPLKNLYFYVNDNDTLVFEK, encoded by the coding sequence ATGAGTAAAATCTCTGAAATTTTAAAACAAGAAAGGGAAAAACAGGGTCTTAACTTAGAAGATATTTCTAAAAAGACAAAAATAAGTACCACTTTTCTAAATTTGATTGAAAGTGGAGAGATTGAGAAGCTCCCTTCATATGCCCATGCTTTTGGGTTTATTAGAAATTATGCATCTTTTCTGAAACTAAATGAGAAAGAGATTGAGGATATTTTTAAAGAGGAGTTTTCGAAGGATAACTTTGGAAAGAAAAAAATGAGTATTGCTGATTCTGAAGTAAACAATACTTCTAATAGCAATAATAATTTTAATAAAATGTTCTTTGCAACTTTAGGGGTGATTGTTGTACTCTCACTGATAATCTTTTTGTCATATAAAAAAGATTCAACACAAGAAGCAATAAATACAACAGATGAAGTTATACAGGAGAGTGTTAAGACTGACAATACAGGTCAGGATAATATGAGTTTGGATAATAATAGTGCCGTGAGTGTTGACAATGTCTCAGTAAGTACAAAAAGTAATGAGGTTAAGATAGACCCTGAAATAGTTGCCAATGAAGTGTTTAAAAAGGATCAAGATAAAGAAAAGAAGCCTAATAAGGTTGTAAGTTTATTATTTAATGATATATGTTGGATTCATTTAAAAGCTGATAATAAGACTGACTATGATTTTATCGCTGAAAAGGATTTGGTTAAGAATATAGGTTTTGATAATTCGTTTAAGCTTGATATCGGCAACGCTGCAGCAGTAACAATAAAATATAAAGATCAGGTTATTCAAGGGCTTGGGGAGTACAGACAACCCCTAAAAAATCTATATTTTTATGTTAATGATAATGATACCCTTGTTTTTGAAAAATAA
- a CDS encoding cysteine desulfurase encodes MIYLDNVAGTKPDERVVEKMIPFLKEKYGNPSAHFYPLGREAFEAVNEAREHVANLIDATPDEIVFTSCGTESNNMAIKGLALNDKYKNKKHIIISEIEHFSVQNTCIKLLNEGYKITKLKVDNNGQINLDDLKKSITDDTLLVSIMSANPEIGTIQDSAAIGQICKEKGVIYHVDAVASVGHQKVSVKDFNCDLLSLAGQNFYGPRGTGALYVNKEVKLTPLFDGGFQENGYRSGSENVAGIVGLGEAARIAKAEMDTYVPRMQALGKKLMASLEGMFDFLHITGDKSKRLPGHVSFWIEYIEGESLLLWYSLNNIYGASGSACSSNILAEDEDDLAASHVLTAVGVPNDICAGSMTFSMSKYITEEDIDKVIEVTPTIVTRLCEMSPYYNKK; translated from the coding sequence ATGATTTATCTTGACAATGTTGCAGGGACTAAACCGGACGAGCGTGTAGTTGAAAAGATGATTCCGTTTCTAAAAGAAAAATACGGGAATCCGAGCGCACATTTTTACCCGTTGGGTAGGGAAGCTTTTGAAGCGGTAAACGAAGCAAGGGAGCATGTAGCAAATCTGATAGATGCGACACCAGATGAAATAGTATTTACTTCGTGTGGCACAGAATCAAACAATATGGCTATAAAGGGCTTGGCTTTAAATGATAAGTATAAAAATAAAAAACATATAATCATCAGTGAGATTGAGCACTTTTCAGTTCAAAATACCTGTATAAAGCTTTTAAATGAGGGCTATAAAATCACAAAGCTTAAGGTTGATAACAATGGGCAGATAAATCTTGATGATTTAAAAAAGTCAATTACGGATGATACGCTTTTAGTATCCATTATGTCTGCTAACCCTGAAATAGGGACTATTCAAGATTCGGCTGCAATCGGCCAGATTTGTAAGGAGAAAGGGGTTATTTATCATGTAGATGCGGTTGCTTCTGTCGGTCATCAAAAAGTAAGCGTAAAGGATTTTAATTGCGATCTGCTTTCACTTGCGGGACAAAACTTTTACGGACCACGAGGTACTGGTGCACTTTACGTAAATAAAGAAGTAAAACTAACACCATTATTTGATGGCGGTTTTCAGGAAAATGGGTATAGAAGTGGTTCCGAAAATGTAGCGGGTATCGTAGGATTGGGTGAGGCTGCGAGAATTGCAAAAGCTGAGATGGATACATATGTCCCAAGAATGCAAGCTCTTGGCAAAAAGTTAATGGCATCCCTTGAAGGTATGTTCGACTTTTTGCATATTACCGGGGACAAATCAAAAAGGCTGCCCGGTCATGTAAGTTTTTGGATAGAATATATTGAAGGGGAATCGCTGTTGTTGTGGTATTCTTTGAATAATATCTACGGTGCAAGCGGTTCTGCGTGCTCTTCAAATATTTTGGCTGAGGATGAAGACGATTTGGCTGCTTCCCATGTATTAACCGCAGTGGGTGTGCCAAATGACATTTGTGCAGGCTCAATGACTTTTTCAATGTCAAAATATATTACGGAAGAAGATATCGATAAGGTAATAGAGGTGACACCTACCATTGTTACAAGATTATGTGAGATGTCACCTTATTATAATAAAAAGTAA
- a CDS encoding lactate utilization protein, with product MEVVKKWFNERTASLTIENLEKNGFKASYFEKSETAVKYIESIAVDYNKIGFGGSMTVLQDLKLDELFKTKGKEILNHNVGSLSPEEKLEIRKKQLTCDLFITSTNALTKDGKLINTDGVGNRVAAMIFGPKKTLVIAGVNKIVKDVNAGLNRIKEIASPMNTKRLNVNTPCAVTGVCSDCNSPQRICRVTTIIEKKPNFSDIEIIIIGENLGY from the coding sequence ATGGAAGTTGTAAAAAAATGGTTTAATGAAAGGACTGCTTCTTTGACAATTGAAAATCTTGAAAAGAATGGGTTTAAGGCATCTTATTTTGAAAAGTCTGAAACTGCCGTTAAATATATTGAATCCATTGCTGTAGATTACAATAAAATTGGTTTTGGCGGCTCTATGACAGTGTTGCAAGACTTAAAACTTGATGAATTGTTTAAGACAAAAGGGAAGGAGATATTAAATCATAATGTTGGCTCACTTTCTCCGGAAGAAAAATTAGAAATTAGGAAAAAGCAGCTTACTTGTGACCTTTTTATTACATCAACAAATGCCCTTACAAAGGATGGAAAGTTGATAAATACGGATGGGGTAGGGAATAGAGTAGCTGCAATGATTTTTGGGCCTAAAAAAACCTTGGTGATTGCTGGTGTTAATAAAATTGTTAAGGATGTCAATGCTGGACTAAACAGAATAAAGGAAATTGCCTCGCCTATGAATACAAAGAGGTTGAATGTGAATACGCCTTGTGCTGTGACAGGAGTTTGTTCTGATTGTAACAGTCCCCAAAGAATTTGCAGAGTTACAACAATAATTGAAAAGAAGCCCAATTTTAGTGATATAGAGATTATTATTATTGGCGAAAATCTTGGATATTGA
- the nifU gene encoding Fe-S cluster assembly scaffold protein NifU: MAKGPYSDKVMEHFMNPRNMGEINDANGVGEVGNPACGDVMKLYLKISDDGIVEDVKFKTFGCGAAIASSSMATELLKGKTVEQILELTNNAIVEALDGLPPAKIHCSVMAEEAIEAALKDYYVRVGKDPKIVDEMKAKIKDKVKH, from the coding sequence ATGGCAAAAGGACCATACAGCGACAAAGTAATGGAACATTTTATGAATCCAAGAAATATGGGTGAGATTAATGATGCTAACGGAGTAGGTGAGGTTGGAAACCCTGCTTGCGGAGACGTCATGAAACTTTACCTAAAGATTAGCGATGATGGAATAGTCGAAGATGTAAAGTTTAAAACATTTGGTTGCGGAGCTGCAATTGCCTCAAGCTCTATGGCAACCGAGCTTTTGAAAGGCAAGACTGTAGAGCAGATTCTTGAGCTGACAAATAATGCTATAGTTGAGGCGTTAGATGGGTTGCCACCTGCTAAGATTCATTGCTCTGTTATGGCTGAAGAGGCTATCGAGGCAGCATTGAAAGATTATTATGTCAGGGTTGGCAAAGACCCTAAAATTGTTGACGAAATGAAAGCTAAAATAAAAGATAAAGTTAAACATTAG
- a CDS encoding lytic transglycosylase domain-containing protein, whose product MKKTLKMYVNVLLILSISISLFSMMFNFYLVKKVNSYVTYSENLSKKYSKLQTELDNTLKLLNFYLDVQKISELIEQFDTQYNKYTITDIAYSIVEESVKNNLDPYLMLAIIKTESSFNYKSVSRKGAIGLMQLLPDTAYYISEKVDDLSVENKKEIFDPVINIRLGINYYNYLLTKFNGNEEMAIAAYNLGPRNIYKYLARGRKIPKFYYYKVMQSYAELTAQTKS is encoded by the coding sequence GTGAAAAAAACTTTGAAAATGTATGTTAATGTTTTGCTTATATTAAGCATATCAATCTCTTTGTTTTCAATGATGTTTAATTTTTATCTCGTCAAAAAGGTAAACAGCTACGTAACTTATTCTGAAAATTTAAGTAAAAAATACTCTAAGCTTCAAACTGAGCTTGATAATACTTTAAAATTGTTAAATTTTTACCTTGATGTGCAGAAGATAAGTGAATTAATCGAACAATTCGATACCCAATATAATAAGTATACTATTACTGATATAGCTTATTCTATTGTAGAGGAATCTGTGAAGAATAATCTTGACCCTTATCTTATGCTTGCAATTATAAAGACCGAAAGCTCATTTAATTATAAGTCGGTTTCAAGGAAAGGTGCCATAGGTCTTATGCAATTGTTACCAGATACTGCATATTATATATCCGAAAAAGTTGATGATTTGTCGGTGGAGAATAAAAAAGAGATATTTGACCCTGTCATAAATATCAGGCTCGGAATAAATTACTATAATTACCTTTTAACCAAATTTAACGGAAATGAGGAAATGGCTATAGCTGCTTATAATTTGGGACCCAGAAATATTTACAAATATTTGGCCAGAGGGAGAAAAATCCCAAAATTTTATTATTACAAAGTTATGCAAAGCTATGCGGAATTGACTGCACAAACTAAGTCTTAG